ataaataaaaaaagaaacacccaattcaatttttttctccctAGTTTCaccagcctctctctctctctcacccctgCTTTCTCTTATTCCAAAGCTTTTGAATAGggtcagtcaatcaattcagtACAGaacccacaaaaacaaaagaacatcatTCAACGTTATTCTAGGACAACTTTTTCCAACACGAAAACAGTGCCCCTTTGTCCCTTTCCCTTCCCATAAATCTTGGCTGGCTCCCCtctcaaaaaaaatatatatttcaaaaactaATTCTACCGAGTGTTTCTCTTTTCAAGGCTCTAATAATCTCTACATTAGCCGATCGGAGAGGCTCGGAAGTCGCCGGAAAAAGTTGAGGCTCGCCGGTGGCATCGGGTCCCGGAACATCGGGTGGCGGAGGTAGTAGAATCCCAGGGCTACCGCCACCATCTTCGGCGGCACCGTGTACAGGATCAGCGTGATGGCGAGGCACACTCCGATGAACAGCTTCGTCGCCCTCGGGTCCCTCCAGCTCACCAGGGCCTGGACCCTCTCGCCTTGGGTCGCGAAGTCGCCCAGGACCGTCTGGACCCGGGCCGCCAGCAGTCGGAGGCGGTCGTATCTTTGACGGATGAGGTCGGGGGGTTTAGAGCTCGGAATCGTGTCGAATTCCTCATCCAATTCGTCCGGGTCGACCGACTCGGCCTGCGAGAGCCTGGTGTCCATCCCGGCGGGGATCTTCGGCCTGAATCTGTAGTACCAGATGCCGATCAGGAACACGTATAAGAACCCGGTAGGCACGATCAAATCCGGGTACCACACGAGCACCAGATACAGGATGTGGACTAGGACCGTCGTGACCGGGTTCCGCCACCTCCGGATGTCGTCCAACCATTTCGCCAGCCCGATCGCCCACGCCAGCACGGCCACGATCCTGAACCAGTTCGCCTTGCTCTTCCTCATGCTCCACGTGTGCGAATCGGCATCCAACATGCACCTGACCACTTCCGGGCCGAGCGGAGGCTCTGACCTCGCGAGCCATGCGGCTACCATCTTGGTGGCGGCCCCTCGCAGCGCCTCCTGCTGGGTCACCCCGAGTGGGCGGAGATAGTGCATCCGCGGCAACAGGGGCTGACCATAGACTATGCAAGTATCCGGCAACAGCGACGGGCAGGCGAACCGGACCGCCAATTCGATCTCGCCCATCTTCTTCAACCCAGTTCTCCTCAGCACCAGCAGCGGATACGAATTGGTGTACACCTTGTTGCTCTCCAATGTGGATACCCGAATCCGGATCTTCCCCATGCAGCAATCCGGCCTCTCATCGGTCGACGGGTCGGCAAACATCCGCCAATTATCAAAAACCCCGGCGGTGAGCACGGTGCACGGGTCATAGACCTGCCAAGTATACTGCTCGTTCCACCGCGGGTCGAAGCTGTCTGTGATGGTGCGGGTCCGAACCCACTTCTTGCCGTACTTGGCCACGCAGTAGGCGTCCGTGGACCCTTTGCCGGGGCTTTCGACTTCATGGGCAAGAGCCCGCGTGCGCCTAGGATCCCGAGCTCCAGGATCCCGATCGGCGGCTTCCACAGCTGCTTCGCTGTGGGCCGGAAGTCGCTGCACACATGCGCGGCCTCGTCGAGAACGTGATAACCGCCTTCCAAGCACAGCCTCAGGTACAATCTGCCTAAGTAAGGCCCCAGACCAGCTCCGCATCCGCCACCGGCGCCGCCCTCGAGCGGGAACCACTTGGCGGCGACATGCCGCTCGTCTATCCGCTGCTCAATCGAGGCCACCGGAATCAGGATGTGCCCGAGGAGCAGCGTCTCCTTGTTCGACCGGTCCTCCACCAGCAAGATGAGCGAGTCCTCCAGGGGCTCGCAGGCGACGAGGACGAGGTCCTCGTTCCAGTGGAACGACGGCACGTTGTTGCTCATGGACCCCCGCCGCGTCCGCACCGACTGGAACCCGAGCTGCGCCTTGACCCTGACCTCCGGCGCCGTCAGCGGCGGCAGGTTCGAGGCGATGTGGAGGTCCTGAGCTTCGATCACCGTCACCCGCAGGTACCACAGCTTCGGCGACTGGTAAACCTTGGAGCGCGTGTGGGCCACGTGCGGCGCGTCGGAGCTCCACGCCTCCGGGAACGCGTCGTCGGCCTGGGTGCCGATCCAGACGGAGAGCTGGATGTCGCCGGAGACGCGGCTCCGCTCCGCCGCGTCGCCGCCCTCGAGGCGGTACCACTGCGGCGCCAGCGGGCTGTCGGGCGGATCGCGGACCGGCACGTCGGAGAGGTCGAAGCAGACGCCGCCGAGGAAGCTCTCCAATGGGGAGTCCCAGACGGAGATCTCGAGGGTCGAGCTGGTCGACTCGGGCTTGTTGTGGCCGAGGGCGAAGACCTGGTGCCACTCCGGCGAGTCAGTCGGCTCGCCGGGGCGGTGGACCGCCGGCTTCGAGCGGACGCGGTGGGTGGCGGTGCCGACCTTGACGTAGGGGCTGTCGTTGTGGGCGAGGCCGCGCGCCTTGACGATCCGGATGAACAGGTACTGCATCGGCTCGACGAGATCGTAGGGGTGGATCCGCTCCGTCTCCGACGCGAACCTCTGGTGGCGCGACGATATCACCCGCGGCGAGAAATCGccgctcgccggccgccgcacGACCCGGACCCTCTCCCCGACCCGCGCGCCCTGCATCCGCCGCACCTCCGGCGGGGGGTACTGCATcgtcgcctccgccgccgccgccgcagccgccgcctgGGCGGGGTGAGCGGCCCCCGGGAGGTGCTGGTACGTCGTCACCTGCGGCTGCTGCTGCATCGCCTCGGGCGGGGGCGGCCCGGGGCGGAAGTGCACCGTgtgggacggcggcggcgactccTCGATGACGACCACGGGCGGGGAGGGCGACCGGTCGGGGCGCCGGAGCGGCACCGGCGGCGGGCAGCATTCCCCCGGCGGCATTTCAAAGACCCTGccctcctccaccaccatcaccgGCGGGGGCTTCATCCCCACCGCCACCCCCGGCCCCTCGTGGAGCTCCGCGGTCGTCGGAGGGTGATGATGCTGCGCCGcctcctccggcggcggcgTCTGGGGCGGTGGGGGCGGCTGCTCCTCCACGAGCTCGTCGTAGTAGCAGATCCTCAGCCCAATCTCGCCGCGAATCCAGCTGAAGACGCTCTTCTTCTCCAGCTGGTGGTACACCAGGCCCTCCTCCCCGTGCTTCTGGAACTGGGACCCGTACAGCTTGACCCGGCCGAGGAAATGGTTCttccggccgccgccgccggcggcgtACCTCTTGTCGTTGAAGACCTCGACGTCGAGCTCCTCGTAGGCCATGTTCTCCGGGTCGGAGACGACGAACTCGAGGGCCTCGTTCCATGCCGGGTTGAGGTTGCGGTACTGGGTGGAGGTGCGCCTCTTCTGGTTGTCGAACTCCACGATGACGTACGGGCTGGAGCTGCCCTGCCCGTCCTTGGGCAGCAGGTCCCGCGCGTCGATCACCTCCACGAGGAGCTTCCGCACGGCCCTCGGCTGGtgctgctgcggcggcggcggcgacgtgGCGGTGGCCATCGTCATGGTGTCATCGTCGTCCGGTGCAGATaggaaggaagggagggagggaggaggaggaggaggaggagatggtggcGTTGATGGCGGAGGGGAGAAGCGGTGGGGGTTTGTAGATTCTTGCTTTATGGGGAAAAGCCTTTTGGAAATCTTTCTCTCcttatgactaaatttttcttcttggattttgatttatttttatgggttattattattttattttgtttattttattatttttagggGGGAAAGGAATGTTTTGTGGGGTGGAGGAAGGGGAGTGGAGTGAGCTCGAGAGATTCCAAACTGAAGGAGAAGTCTGTTTGTTCGgctgcccctctctctctctccctctctctccttttttttattctcctcattttctctttatttatttatttatttatttattatgcttattataaataaattatttataaaatattagtTTGATGAGGGAGTTGAGGTGAAAtggttttagggttttattATATTCGATACCTTTCCTCCCTGTGGTTTCGGATGGTGTCTGGATTGGGTGTCTGACAACCCGACACTGCAGGATCTGTCTTTGAGCTTTGCCCCCACCACCGTAACTGAGACCTTCGCTAATCTAATTTGTCAAATTCGGATGATTGTCCTGGACCGGAGATCATTTAATATGTTGTTAAAACGTGCGATAAAAAAGTTTTCcccaaaataaaatgagataGCATTAGCACTCCATAAGTGTTAAAATGAGATAGCATTAGCATTCGATACTGTATCAGAATATCTAGCCGGAAAGATTCGATTTAGTGGATATAGAGGGTGCGTATTGGTGAAGCACATATGAATCTATAAAGAGGCAATGTAGGGATACTTTGACACGAAATGATAATTAGTGCTTGTTAATTTATTGTGAATTATCACTATGAGATGAAGGATTGTGCAATGCGCACAAGACAAGGGGCATATTTAGGTCCAACATGCCACTACAAAGAGATGTCTTATGATTTTCCGAGCATAAGATAGGTCATTTCATTTTGTGCATGTGAATCAAACCCTAAAAAGAGAAGGCTCGTAGGATCTAAACCAATGCATGCGTAGACACAAgcactttcattattattatttttagatataCCGACACGAACACATAGAATCTTATAAACTCATTTAATATGTTGTTAGAATGTGCAACTAAAAAGTTCTGCCTAGAATAAAATGAGATAGCATTAGCACTCCATACCACGTTAGAATGTCTAGCACGAAAGATTCAATTTAGTGAATAGAGGGGGCGCGTATTTATGAAGTGCATACGAATCTATGAAGAGGCAAAATAAGGATACTTTGGCGCAAAGTGACAATTAGTGGTTGTTAATTCATCATGAATAGTCACTATAAGATTAAAGATTGCACACGGGGAAATATTTAGGTCCAACCTACCACCATGAAGAGATGTCCTGTGATTTTCCGAGCATAAAATGAGTCATTTCATTTTGTACATGTGAATCaaaccctaacaaaagaaaattcacggAATCCAAACGAATGCACGTGTGGACATGAACACACATTATTGTTAAATGTATCGACACGAGCACATAGAATCCGATAAACTTATTGATGCGATATACACGGgaaatgaattataaatttatcaGTCAAATTTCTTTAGGTACACATACGTAGGCATTAAATAACATTATCAGGGGAATACGCGCACGGGAGATGCGACATTACCTAGTCAAAAGCACAGTGACATTACGCAAAATGAGCACAGAACGAGATGCTCTGGCTCGGTGAGTCCTGGCAATGAGCCAAGCGAGGCACATGATTCCACAGCAACTTCAGCTTCCCTCCCCTcattccctccctccctttttgTCAAAAGCTCCTTACCTCTTTTCGAATTAAAgctgctctctttctctctctctctcacttcaaAAGCAtcccccttttgtttttctcggGCCCTCACGTTTTTTCGCCGCACGCACACCTCATGTACGACGAGGGCTTTTCCGACCCCGCGACTTAGCCGTTCGGTCCCTTATATCAACCGTGGGATCGGAACCCGTCGCCCCATGCGCCCTCCTCAGATCTCCGATCCGAACCGTAAATGCAACGACGACTCGATGACACCGATATGGCGCTAGGAATTTCCCACCCGCCCGAACCGGGTTCGGATGATCCTCGAAATCCTAAAAAGGGTCTGCAACTTTTCACCAGCACAATACACGGCATTTTCACCACCGTTAAACTTGCACTGGAGCGCTTTTTCATTGGTCCACGTCTACTTCGATGCATAGAATATTCGGATGAAAGGATTGGCATCCCAAGAGAATCGAAGCAGAAGAGGAAATGGGATTTGCAAAAAGTTATGTCCTTCGTTTCTAGAGATTAGAGGGAAGAAATACAAGCTTTACTGTTCCTATCCTCGCTTATCGATCGTCGATTGACTAACAtctctttatctctctctctctatatcgcATCGCAAAAGGGACCATAGTGATCTCGAAATCTAAAGCTTTTGGGGGGCACAGATCCCAAAGGAAGCTTCTCCTTCCCGCTTCGGCGACGAATCCGGGTCGGACAAGTCTCTTCCCTTTCAGGGTGCCTTTTATGGAATCGGATCCTTTTCACATCAAAGTGGATTTTGGAACATATGCTCTCTTTTTTGGACCTTATGCTTTAGCCACCTTCGGATGACGACTCTTGCGAAAGCCCGGTTTGAGAATATTGGCCGCCAATGGCATGCTTCGGAAGGCCTAAAGGAAATGGATAGCCTTCTTCTTTGCACTTGCCCTACTAATCCTTCAGTCCACCTATCAAAAAAGCATTCTGCTCGCTCGCTCACCTTTAACCATGTTTCACACATGATGTCGTGATTACGCAAACCGGCATCTTCAAGTTCAATGCGGCTgaatgagaaaaaggaaaccaACTAGGAAGGGGATTGAGAAAGAATAGTCTTTCCGAGTAAAAGAAAGCGCACATCTATTCAAGTACCACGGCGCTTGAGGATGCTTGGTTCACAAGCCCCCATCCATGCTTGACATGACGATATTACAgaaaatcagattcaaattgtTTTCTCAGATCCACATTGAATGGACAAATGGAGTATCCAGGTCATCTGACTTTGGAGGTCGCAATAGCTACTCCTACGATGCAACCTGACAATTAAATGAAGCTTCCAAATACATTGGCCATGGAATGGTCCGGACATGCCAAGGTGTTGAGGCGTTACTATTCTTGCAGTCGATAATTGATTAAACTCATTGCCTCCTGCATCGCATAGTTGGTATAGAGGCTGACTTTCCATGTACGAGGGTAACAGATCATTGCCCTCCAAATCCGGATTGCAAGGCTGTAATACTATTCCTTCAATCATCTCCTAGAAATCAACTaagaatgaaaaaatgaataagcaTACATAAAGACAATGTCAGACACTGCATGCCTGTACATTTATGTGATTTCAGTTTTCTGCACAAAAGAAATGCTTGACactaaatgaataaatttggaatGCCGATTACGTCTCTTATTTGGGTGACCAAGAGGAACTATACACCAGAAAGTGTGTGTGGTTGTATGGAGATCCAAGTAAGACCTAACATCAAATGGAACTTTCTTTGCTGAATCTGGAAGTCCAACTGGAAATGTGATTGAAAAGGATGCAATTTGAGCAGAGCCAGTGACATTAGTAACCAGACTCATGCACTTTGCAGGCGCCTTCATCTGCATAAACACTGAAACACATAAAGCAATATACTTATGAGTGCACAGAAACAACATCGACAAAGAAAGCAAGCGCCCCTCCCTATATAGAGGTTGGAGACACAGGTTCAGGAGCACAATAGATTGGTGTCGCTACTTCTGCTCTATGAGAGGAAGAAATTGTTGGACGAATGCAGATACCACGGTCAGTCATCTTCTGGTGATATTAATAAAGTTATTTCAGAAGGtatattttgtttaaaattgccTCTGGAGAAAAATTCTTAATAAAGACTGAAGACTATACCAATGGTGATGCCGATAGTAGACAGTAAGTGGCAACAAGATGTCCTACAGTGGAGAGTAAAGATACCCAACAAAGACCCATGCTGGGAGGATCCTTTTTTGAAAGAGCTAGATACAAGATCGATCACTTGAAGAGGCAACAAGATGGGCAGAAGTAGAAAAGCAAAAACTAGAGAGCATGGACAACTTAGTAACAATAACCTCTTTATCCAAAATCTAGTGATCTTCAGTTCATCAGTTGTCACAGAGAACATGAAACAAACCCTATTCAGCATTCACTAAAAAATGTTCAGGAAACAGACTGGAATACATGTGATGAAGTATCCGACATAGCAAGAACATCTATCCCCACATATTCAAACAGACACGTCGATCATTCACAAGAGAAGGTACTTTTGTCCAATTTGCTGGGTCTATGATAAACTGACATTTTGAGCCAATGACAGTCATTGCCCCATCTCAGTTTGCCTGGGAGCATTTCAAGACCTCAAAACGCCTAGTTAGAAGGTTGCTAATGGTGGTTCTGAAAACACATTGGACTGTAACGTTTTCGTATTATGAATCATGAATACTGCCAACTTCATTGCAATTTCATAGCTATAGTTGCAAAATATGACTCAAGAAGGAAGTAAAAGAAATGGAGAGCTTACAGTCACCGACCTTTAAGTATGCTTATCCTTAAGTCATCAACTCTTGTCGTGAAGGCACTTCAAGTTTGAGCAATTTCATGAACTGCATAAACAAATATGAAATTCCTAATATTCTTGGTACATTAAGTTAGTGATGCTAGGAAATCACCTCTCAGAAAATTCTTATTCTTCTACAAT
The nucleotide sequence above comes from Eucalyptus grandis isolate ANBG69807.140 chromosome 2, ASM1654582v1, whole genome shotgun sequence. Encoded proteins:
- the LOC104419173 gene encoding LOW QUALITY PROTEIN: protein QUIRKY (The sequence of the model RefSeq protein was modified relative to this genomic sequence to represent the inferred CDS: inserted 1 base in 1 codon), translated to MTMATATSPPPPQQHQPRAVRKLLVEVIDARDLLPKDGQGSSSPYVIVEFDNQKRRTSTQYRNLNPAWNEALEFVVSDPENMAYEELDVEVFNDKRYAAGGGGRKNHFLGRVKLYGSQFQKHGEEGLVYHQLEKKSVFSWIRGEIGLRICYYDELVEEQPPPPPQTPPPEEAAQHHHPPTTAELHEGPGVAVGMKPPPVMVVEEGRVFEMPPGECCPPPVPLRRPDRSPSPPVVVIEESPPPSHTVHFRPGPPPPEAMQQQPQVTTYQHLPGAAHPAQAAAAAAAAEATMQYPPPEVRRMQGARVGERVRVVRRPASGDFSPRVISSRHQRFASETERIHPYDLVEPMQYLFIRIVKARGLAHNDSPYVKVGTATHRVRSKPAVHRPGEPTDSPEWHQVFALGHNKPESTSSTLEISVWDSPLESFLGGVCFDLSDVPVRDPPDSPLAPQWYRLEGGDAAERSRVSGDIQLSVWIGTQADDAFPEAWSSDAPHVAHTRSKVYQSPKLWYLRVTVIEAQDLHIASNLPPLTAPEVRVKAQLGFQSVRTRRGSMSNNVPSFHWNEDLVLVACEPLEDSLILLVEDRSNKETLLLGHILIPVASIEQRIDERHVAAKWFPLEGGAGGGCGAGLGPYLGRLYLRLCLEGGYHVLDEAAHVCSDFRPTAKQLWKPPIGILELGILGARGLLPMKSKAXGKGSTDAYCVAKYGKKWVRTRTITDSFDPRWNEQYTWQVYDPCTVLTAGVFDNWRMFADPSTDERPDCCMGKIRIRVSTLESNKVYTNSYPLLVLRRTGLKKMGEIELAVRFACPSLLPDTCIVYGQPLLPRMHYLRPLGVTQQEALRGAATKMVAAWLARSEPPLGPEVVRCMLDADSHTWSMRKSKANWFRIVAVLAWAIGLAKWLDDIRRWRNPVTTVLVHILYLVLVWYPDLIVPTGFLYVFLIGIWYYRFRPKIPAGMDTRLSQAESVDPDELDEEFDTIPSSKPPDLIRQRYDRLRLLAARVQTVLGDFATQGERVQALVSWRDPRATKLFIGVCLAITLILYTVPPKMVAVALGFYYLRHPMFRDPMPPASLNFFRRLPSLSDRLM